The Hemiscyllium ocellatum isolate sHemOce1 chromosome 20, sHemOce1.pat.X.cur, whole genome shotgun sequence region GCCAAATGCCATTTGACTTAAGGAAGTAACTAAATTCTCTGCTGGTAAGTGATGTCCCATTATTAGTGACCAATACTTCTGGGAGTCAGCGTATTTGAATGATGCTCAGTGGTCTTTCCTGAGTTGCCGAGCAGAATTTATGCATGTCCAAATACTCTGAATGGACGTCTACAGTGTCCACGAACATTGATCGCATGAAGGACTGGCATAAAAATTGACATGTAATCGAGTCCTGGGTTTATCTGGCCATTTCTGTGAATGTGGGGCCAATTCTGGTGGTAatatttgtccttgttggcactccacgcactgccccaccaatgcagctatgtcagCATCCAACTCTGGCCACCAGACAGCTTCTTGCTAGCATCTTCATTTTACAGACCCCTGGATGACTCTGGTggggttcagccagtatctggcagtgaccttttACCTGGGATAATCACTCTTACTTGCCAAAGTAAGGTGCCAACCTCTACACTGATCAGGTTTCGTTGGGTCAAAAGGTTTCAGTCCTTATTGCAATGGCCCTTCTGTCTCCCCCATTACAACTGGCTGTCCCTGGTGTGGAAGGGAGAGGGTAGGTCAGAGAATCTCCTCGTGGATCTGTCCAAAccggccataaacaggtccaggcagcaggtcatggagggggtcattatgGCCAATTGTCTGCTTTTCTTCCGCAGCTATGTCCGAACccggtgtctctggagaaggagtacGCAGTGCCTACCAACTCCCTCGAGCTGTTcaaggagaggtgggcaccgcagggagtgcagtgttttatttccccctccaactcaatTGATTTAGtcactgccctccccttcacttttttgatcacgtAGCATTGCCCTTcaacactgcttgtcacaggccactctggtgcttcctttcttcctggtggtggaatatcaaTAAAAGCTTTACGCACTTGTtgtcccacacctgcacacacacaacatgggtgctgggaaaacagAACACTACCAGAGAAGAAACAAAATACACCCGtctgttttagttttgctagGACAGGATCGTGTCCACAGTTGTCAGCAGTGATCGGAAGGGAGTTTAagaagtttaaaaccagaacagacTCTTCCAGGGAACACACCACTGGTGGCATATCTGTCAATGGGAGGTGGCTCAGAGCATCCACATTGGCCTCTTGGCTTCCTGGCAGTGTTCTAGCTTGTACTCGTACATGCTGAGAATAAGGATCCACTGCTCAAGTTATGGGTCGTGGTAATTTATCTTCCTTCGGTAGCCTTAACAGGGCTCTGTGATGTGTTAAAGAGCACAAATTCCTACCCGTAAAGGTACTGATGGAACttcctcacaccaaagatgactgccaaaccttccttctctatctgggcatactTGTGTTCAGCGTCAGCCAAGGTCCTGGGAAGCATACGCTATTGGACATTTCTCTCCATTTGGCCACCAGTAAGCCAATACTACCCCAGTATAGTAcggggaggcatcacatgtcagcactATGTCTTGCTTTGGATCAGAGTGGGATGTCGCTGCtgtttcacttccctaaaggctgTTTCTTGGCTATGCcgccatttccaaggctgatcctTTTTCAATAGCAGGTATGAGTGtcaagatggaggccaggttactaCAAGTTTTCCATAATAATTTACTAACCCAAGcaaagacctaagctccagtgTAATCACGGAAGCCCGAGCTTCTTTGATCATCCTCACTTTATCTTTCAAAGAGTGTAACCCAGTTTTGTCAATTCTGTAACCCAGCTAGGTCActtggggtaaaaagtgaggactgcagatactggagatcagagtcaagagtatggtagAGGAGGAGAacgtctgatgaagggcttatgcccgaaacttagattctcctgctgcttggatgctgcctgacctactgtgcttttccagcaccacaggaACACACAtaggagaaacatttaagcacAGTGTCCAAGTGCCCCTAATTGGTCTTCCCAGTTATTAGCACGTCATTCAGATAAATGACAACCTGGGGTAGCCCTTCTAAAATGCTCTCTATGGTCCACTGGGAAagggcacaggctgatgataccccaaatacTAGTCTTGTATCTTGGTATAAACCCTTATGGGTGTTAATTGTGGCATACTTCTGGGACTCCTCATTCAATCGCAATTGTAGGTatacatggctcatgtccagctaaATAAAGGacagcaccccccaccccaccccaaaagAAAATTGTGTACAGGTCCTCTATTTGAGGgtttgggtatttatccagctgcgaaAAGCAGTTTGCCATTTGCTTACAATCCCCACAAAGATGAACTGAGCCATTGGGCTTCACAGCCGGGACTAACTGCGCTGTCAATTCCATAAACTGTGCTGGTTTGAGGATTCGCTAACTCTCCAGCCTCTTGATTTCTGCCTGTACATTTGTTCACAAGGCAAATGGCACCAGGTGGGCCTTacaaaatcatggaattgcttcctggtgaACATGTAACATGGCTTTGATCCATTTgagcagatcttgcagcatctgtggagagaaaagtagAATCAagtttttgagtccagtatgCTGTATACCTTTAATAAAGGGAGTCATAtcaaatttgaaatgttaactctgcttctgtccaaaagatactgtcagacctacagagtttctccaacattttctgtttttatttcaggtttccagcatctgtagtattttcaCTTGAGTGAAATGCTGCAGGACTGTCAGCAGCTAGGGGACTGTAATTTAATATGAGTCAGCACCATCAAGAAAAAAAATAGATTGTAACATATTAGGTGATTTATGATGTAATGCCTGCTTGCTGTCTTTGAATGCTGACAGCACAGTTATGAGAGTGTTTTTCTTGCTTTAACCAAACCTCTTAAGAGCCTTCCCTTGATCGGTCTGTAAGTAATTAGGACTGGAAACTGTCTTCTTGAATCTTTATACAATATATTACCTCAACTTAAAACAAATACAGTATTTGGCTTGCCAGTAAACTTGACAACTAGTAACTTCTTGTTTTGTGGCACAATCCCTGGTTAAAATGGATTTGCAGAGATCCATGTGTCTGTTGAAATCCATGTACTTGTTCAATTCCTGTTAGAACATCGAACAAttcagtacaggaacaggcccttcagcccatgatgttgtgccaaacatgatgtcaagttaaactaatcccttctgacTGCCCTTGCTCCATATTCAtctattccttgcatattcatatgcttatctaaaagtctcttaaattcCCCTATCGTATCTGCCTTCACTACCACCCCTGACAACACATTCtaggctcctaccactctctttgtaaaaaacttgcctctcacatctcttttTAAGTTTCTACCCCAACCTTAAATGCATCCCTCTAGTTTTAGTTATTTCAACCATGAGAAAAAAATActgaccattaaccctatctgtgcaactcataattttataaatttctatccgGTCATCCCTaagcctccactgctccagacaaaacaacccgagtttttccagcctctccttgtcataccctctaatccagacaCCAGcctggtaaatcacttctgcatcctccccaaaacctccacatcattcctgtCGTGTGGCGACCAGACTTGAACATGGTGCTCTTAAGTGTGACCTAAGCAAAGTgtcataaagctgcaacatgacatcctgactcttgtattcACTTTCccgaccaacaaaggcaagcatgccattcaCCTTTattaccaccctatctacatgcatggccattttcagggagctatggacttggttCAAGGTCCTGCTATTAACACTttcccttaacatttgatctcccaaagtgcagcacatcacacttacctgaattaaactccatctgccatttctccatccatatctgcaactgatctatatcttaCTACATCCTTTTGACAACCTTttacactatctacaactccaccaatttttgtatcgtctgcagacttactaacccacctatctacattttcatccaagtcatttatatatatcgcAAACAGGATACTGTTCTTTAAGTATTGCTGTGCTATATATGAAGGCAAATGATTGGGGAGTCTGAAGTGATGCTAGTTTCTGTTGCCTAGCTTTTAGTTTTAGGTTTCACCCAAGAGGAATATTTTGGTAAAATCTGTCAAGTTGTTTTGCAATAGTGTAATGATTATGATGTTACATTGGTAATCCCAGAGACTAGATTGAATAGATTTGAAGTAAGTTACAATCTCACCTGGCACTTTGTGAATTTGAATTGAGATTGtaaatttttattttgaaatcttGTAACAAAATATTAACAAAAGTGGCCTTGAAGctatatgcatttttttttaataaagaagAACCCCAATaggttcattcatgtcctttaaGAAAGGGAAACTGCTGCCCTTTCTCATCTAGTCTAAATATGACTCCCgtcccacaccaatgtggttgcCTTTAAACCGTCCTCTGACGTTGTCTAGCAAGTCATCAATTGTACCAAACTTCTAAACTTGTTCATTTACAGAATTCATAACCACTTTATGGGGGTAACAATTTTGGGCAGTGATTACCAGCTATGCCAGGCATACTTTGAACCTGAAAGTGCATTTTAACTTCATAAGTAATCAACAGTCAGGAGATCCTGATTGAGTAAAAGCCCTGATGCGTTTACCTGACTTGGCAGGTAGACACATCTCTCAATCTGGGTCAGGCAACTGCATACAGGCCTCCTTGCCGTGTTGCAATGCATCCTGGGACTATCATGCCAGTTCACAGTAACAGTGAGCTTGTCTGTGGCCTGAAACTTGGATCTTGCAGAGACTGTTGTTTCCCATTTTTCAATTCCAAGCAAGTCATTTTTTCAGTCATGCTGCATGGGGATAGAATCTAGAGCACCCACAATTACAAGGTGTGATGTTAGCAGAATCCTTGAATCAGAGCCAAAGTCTTCACTGTGAGTCACATCATTCCCTGAAGATATCACCAACTTTAAGTAACAGTACTAATCTCCAAAGATTGTGTATAGGTCAATCCGCTATAACGTGACAGTTAAGTTCCTGTGCAACCTCACACTATATTTGCTAtacctgttcagtagaaagtttgcgttatccaaacagcatccacaatttgtcaatcgcaCTATAGCCAATTTGTATTGATGAAATGTGCATTGTACGGAATGATCTGTATTGTGATTACTGTTACTACTTCTGAACCAAGAAGCCTGAGTTCACATACCATTTGCTGTAGaggtaacatctctgaactggttgattagaaaatatctgcaaaCAATTCTAAAACAACAGTCATTAGAATCCTTAATCAGCAATTAACCTGAAAGTAGTTGAAGATTACTTTAAATAGCACTGGTAGAATTCTTCTACTGCTCAATACCTATTTAGTtgtggattggtggtgctggaagagcacagcagttcaggcagcatccaaaatgcagcgaaattgacgtttcggtcaaaagcccttcatcaggaatgatgaagggcttttgcccgaaacgtcgatttcgctgcactttggatgctacctgaactgctgtatttttccagcaccactaatccagaatctggtttccagcatctgcagtcattgtttttacctatttagTTGTGTCAGGTCATGAGAGCATACTGGCTAGAGGATCCAGTTTGAAAATGACACAGCTAGAATCATTTCAGTGTTACACACTGACTGATATCTCAATCTGCCTGTTCTGCATGCTTCCAGCTCTCAACATCTGCATTAATGATCTCAAGAAAATAGCATCTGGTCTGGCCAGTTACAGGAAGTGCATATGTATGTGGCACTGTTGTCATTTGGATATGAAAAGGCATCTATAGTACCCAAAGTTCAAACACCCTACAACTGAAGTTTGTGGCCATAAAAGTAAGAGCAAGTGTCTTCTTCCCTCAAATACTAAGTATTAAATCACCATATTGGCCAAAATTCCAAACTAAAAGGTATTGCAaagcaaacttactaaaccaaCTTCGTCAATTGTAAACAACCCAATGTTCCTGATAAAATCAACTGATCACTCTTGTGCATACTTTTCAAGTCTATCTTCTGCATACTTTTTGCCTGTCCACAGCCCTTGCAACTTGCTACTCCAGTAAGGCTCAACCTTATGCAATTCTGAGCCAATGAGATCCAGTTCTAGACTGCAGGTCATGATTGAGtgatggagcagattcaatgagcCAAGTGACCGAATTCTGCTCTTTGTCATTTGGTCTTAACGGAACACAAGCATAGTTAGCAGATGTCTAGGGCTGGTTAGCTGGCAGTGTGATCAGCAAGCTCACTGACAGGGTGGTAATGGTAAGATATCAACATATATCCTCTCAAgaagacagcaggttcacactcAAAGATGCTACTGTCAGTCTGCCAAATGGTGTTTTCACAATCCCAGCAGTGCAATGCAGGATAAATTGTTGGACTCCCCCTAGAACCTGCAATTTCTATGAACACTGGTATCAGCAACTGTTTCATGGCTCCAAGCTGAGTCTGCATTGTTTCAGTCTGAGATTTCACTGCTGCACTGTGAATTTGGGTGGCTTCTGATTTTATCACCAAGGTATCTGAACTGATTGCTGTGGTATCTTAGTGTCTGACAGCCAGATAATGAAACTGGCCTCTCTGGAAATAAAGGTTACAACTTCTGCTGAATAAAAGTATTGGTGTCAGATGTTGCTCTGTTCCTGGTTATTAACCTCAGGTTTTCTGGCAGATCTGCCAATACAATAAGCATTTATGTGCACACACCTCCTGTGTCTTATCTCATCCAAGTCCCCTGGAGCAGAACTGATGTGTGTCACCTGGGAAGTTGACACCTCCGCTACTGTTTTCCTTGCCGTAGCTGCAGGTCACCCCATGTCCAATGTCTATCTCACTGTGTATAGATTCTGCTGCAATCAAGATTCACCACCTTTAAGAGATGAGGACAGACTTTAGGCATTGCAAATCCCTCTCAGTTTTGTGCCCCTTCTGCTTTGGTGTGCTGTCTGCATCAGAAGCACAGGTTAGTTGTACATAATGATCTCCATGGTTTTAGCTCTCTACATCAAGCTGCTTTGTGCATTTTGATTTCATGTTTAAGTTTAATAACCCTCTCTCAGAAAGGTTGGTGTAAGCATTATATTTTAAGCCTAAAATCAGTTTTTAACTACTTGACTTAAATAGTATTTGAATCAGAGAAAGGTTCTTCAGTATCATAACTTGGAGGAGGAATAAAAAGCACATTCAAGAAATAATAAAGCAATCATAGCTTTAATGTGATGTTTCATTAACACTTTATCTCTGAGCTACTTTAATGTGTTTTAAAGAAGAGCATTTTCAACTGCTGAGAATATCCATGGCTTTCCCCAAGAAGAATTGAATGTTTGGAAGTTTCCAACCCAGAAAATTATAGAGGCTAGGTCACTGAAAGTACTTAGTCGGAGGTGAATTTTTGTATTGTTGGGGAGTTGAGGTGgaagaagattttttaaaaatttatccaCGCATGGGATATAAGCATTGCTGGCTAAGCCATCATTTATTGCTTGTCACTAGTTGCCCTTGGTGTTGGTGAACTGCTTTTATGAACCGCTGCAATCCACAtgttgtgggttaacccacaatgtccatagggagggaattccaggattttgaaccaatgacagtgaaggaatggcgatatatttctggtcaggatggtaagtgccttggaggggaatttgcaaatGATTGTGTTTCCACATATCAGTGGCCCTTATTCTTCTAggtagaagtggtcatgggtttggaaggtgttgtctaaggatctttgattaatttctacagtgcatcttgtagatagtgcacaactcgctactgagcatcagtggtggagggaatggatatgTTTGTGGATGCaaagggctgctttgtcctagatggtgtcaagcttctttactATTGTTGGacctgcattcatccaggcaagtggtaaGTATTCCATTGCATTCATAACTTATGCCTTGGTGGAccagctttgggaagtcaggaggtgagttacttgccacagaattcctagcctttgacctgtttTTAttgtcactgtatttatatggtgaattCAGATCAGTTTGTGGTCACTGATAACCCcctgatgttgatagtgggggattcagtaagaTCATTGATTGTATCTTCGTGGTGctagtcattgcttggcatttgtgtggcgtgaatattTCCTGctacttgtcagcctggatattgtccagctcttgttggatttgaacatggactacgcCACTACTGGAGGGTATGAATGGTGTTGCACATTGTGCAATCAACAGTGAATATCCCCTTTTGTGATCTTATGATGAAGAGAAAATTGATGAagtagttgaagatggttggggctAGGACACTAcactaaggaactcctgcagagatgtcctggagctaagctaattgacctccaacaatcacaactatcttcctatgtgacatgctaaacattcctgatgaagactttatgctcaaaacatcgattctcctgctcctcgaatactgcctgaccagctgtgcttttccagcaccatattctttgactctgatttccagcatctgcaatcctcactttctcctgtttaatTAGTTAGACTTTTATGAACTGCTTGGATCAGGATTTGCATTATGTTCGCTCAGctgaaaagttgatttgcagacatttcaccccctgtctaggtgaggtcttcagtgctttggagccttctgtgaagcgctatGGTACCATGTATTCTGGAGTTTATTTGGTTCTGATGCTTCTGCTTCCAGTTGCCAGTTGCAGCTGTTAGTTgtagtggtcagtatattgggtctggATCTATGTGCTGGTTGATGGAGTCTGTAGATGAGTGACATGCttttagaaattctctggctgtcatctgtttggcttgtcgtatggttgttgtgttgtcccagtcgaatttgtggtccttgtcatctgtatgtggcctactagggacagctggtcttggcatttagtggctagttggtgtttatggatgcggattgctagttgtctgcatgtttgtcctatatagtgtttcatgcagtctttgcaaGGAATCTTATAAATTACACCTAGACAggagatgaaacgtctgcaaagcAACTTCTCAGCTTGGCAACATATCCACAACTACAACAAccggcacccgagctacaaatctttatgcaAACCTTGCTTAAATATTGTCACTTTTATTTTCACACAGAAGCTGGTCAACCTGAGATACCCTTAGACAGACAGTTTCTGGTAAATGAGTTAAATGTAATTGAAGATTCAAGCACAAAAACAGTGTAAGTAAATCCTATCCGTTTTATTACTGCAATTAGCAATGGTTTCTAtgctttatttctttgtttttatttcagtgttCAAATATTATAAAACATAATTTCACAGATCTAGAAATGCTTCTATCTTGCTACTTGAGCAAGGGATAAAAGATCAGATACTTTAGAAATTAATTATTTTGAAAGGTATCACCCCCATTTGTTTTGCTGTGTGGAATTTAGTGTAATTCGAAAGTTTTTAACATGAAATCAATACATGACAGCATTTAGTATATTCTAAATGAACACATACACAAAAATATTGAACAGAAGAACTAACTTGTGGCCATTTTAAATCTGTTCAAAAGATGTCTATGTCATACGTTTTTGAATGCAAAAACATTGCTTAATTGGTATCGAATATCTTGGAAGATTTTCTATAAAGCAATCATACAATCCTCTGCTAAAAATTTCAGAATTAAAAGACTGCTTATGAAAACCAGAGCTCATTTTCACACTGTATTTTCATATTTCTTATTTGTAATAAAGGATATTTCTGTGATCGAGTACTTTATGAATATATGGTAAATTTGTGAACAATAAAACATTTTGTTGAAATCAACAGTGTTTTGGCACAGTATGTCTGTTTTGAATGCTGCAAATAttttaattaataatggaaaaattATCTTTGGCAAATGTAGATTACTACTTAAGTTTTAATCTGTGTTTAAAAATTATATTTTCTGCTTGTAGGCCTCTGCTATATGGAATCCTAGCTCACTTTGTAAATGAGAGCAAAGAGGATGGAGTTAAATCTCTGATTAAAGGTGCATCTATGCCTAATATAAAGAAAATGACTTTAAAGCAACCAAATGAGAAATGTACCCTAGGTAGGACATTTAAAATTGAACTGGGTGGAGCTGGaaatgagctgcaaatgtgttgctggtcaaagcacagcaggccaggcagcatctcagggatagagaattcgatgtttcgagcataagccattcatcaggaatgggtgctttgaccagcaacacatttgcagctgtgatctccagcatctgcagacctcattttttactcggagcTGGAAATGAGTTGCACAAAATATCTATGCTGTACAACCTAAATCTGGAACTCAACAACGCATCCCACTTTGTTGCAAAAATGTATAGCTAAggtaaaacttaaaaaaaatcctttgagTATTTAATAACTAagcatttcaaaaacattttatCAAACTAATGTTCTGATTGTATTAATGCATTGCAACATGGTAAAGAGTTCCCATCAGTAATTAAATGTTTAATTCTCAACCACACGTTGACGTTGTACAGCTTGTGACATTTTTGATTACTCTGTCTATATGTAATTCTTGCCCCTAACCATATCGTGTTTCCTCTTTCAGTTTTGTTAAGTGTAGATTTTGTTTCCCTAGATGACTTGCCCGAACCTGGACGATTAGGTGGAAGAAACTTTGAAGACCATTTTGTTCTCCGAGGTGGACATTGATTACAGCTGACTGTTCCTTTACCAGCGTGTTAAATAACAGACTGCAGTTTGGCTACCTCTGGTTACCTCTACCTTTGGTTATCTCTACCTTAAAGTCCTAGTATCTTGAAAATGACCAACAAAGGAATTTGGTGCCTGGCACCCTGttatatttgtttttgttttacttcTTTTGTTAAATTGGTAAATGTAGCTTTATTTAAAAGATATGAACTTTGCCTAACTACTGGTAATAAGGCCAGCCTTGGACCAGCATGAGCATTTATACTGTTAGCTTTCATGCTGCAAGCAGACACGTGGAATCTGGTCATATGCCTATTATTTCTTTTGTGTCTGAGTCTGCATTGTTACTTCAGTTGTCTGTGTTTTTTAACATGTTAGTTTACTTTATTTTCCTGCAATAAAAACTGTAATTTGGAACAGTAACAAGTGATAAGTTTACCTATTCTAAATTTAAATATTAAGTTTTGGCATCTAGGGTCTGCAGTCTTACTTTTCACAATGTCTTGTTCTTCATTTATCTTAAATTAACTTGCTGGTATTCGGCCTACTTTAAGCCGGCCAATACTGGAGCTATGAAATTGTCCAGTCAGACATGATCAAATTGGATATGCATTGGCAATTACACATTGAAACAATGTTTGTCATCTGTGATATTTTTGTATTGATATTTATTGCAATGTTTTATATATAATAAATTTGATTTTGTCAATTATGTTTTAGTATTGTCTATTTTAATTCACTTTTTCAAACAACAAACTTTCTGcaccagttctgaggaaaatCATGTTggactcaacattaactctgtttttgtctctccacagatgctgccagatgtgctatgtttctccagcatctatttttatttcatatttcctgtATTTacactattttgcttttattaatctAAGTTTTCTGCACTGTTCACTAGCTGAGTAGTAGGGTTGACCTGGATATTAGCAATTTTGAAGGCTGTGTTTAACAATGTTAAAGTTGCTATACAATTGCAAATTGTTGTGGAACATGTCTATTAAGGATTAACAAGtaatatttccttgaaagtggagtcacaggtaaattgggtagtgaagaaggtgattgctctgctttcctatattggtcagagcaccGAGTATAGGAGATGAGAAGTTATGTTGCGGCTAtgtgggacattggttaggccacttttggaatattgggtgcaattcttcctataggagggagaccaggatGTTGTAAGACTTGAAAGggctctgaaaagatttacaaggaagttgc contains the following coding sequences:
- the cep20 gene encoding lisH domain-containing protein FOPNL isoform X2; translation: MATVSELKGVLKETLAKRGVLGQLKARIRAEVFSALDDQSEPRPPLSHENLLINELIREYLEFNKYKYTASVLTAEAGQPEIPLDRQFLVNELNVIEDSSTKTVPLLYGILAHFVNESKEDGVKSLIKDDLPEPGRLGGRNFEDHFVLRGGH
- the cep20 gene encoding lisH domain-containing protein FOPNL isoform X3, with product MATVSELKGEAGQPEIPLDRQFLVNELNVIEDSSTKTVPLLYGILAHFVNESKEDGVKSLIKGASMPNIKKMTLKQPNEKCTLDDLPEPGRLGGRNFEDHFVLRGGH
- the cep20 gene encoding lisH domain-containing protein FOPNL isoform X1, with product MATVSELKGVLKETLAKRGVLGQLKARIRAEVFSALDDQSEPRPPLSHENLLINELIREYLEFNKYKYTASVLTAEAGQPEIPLDRQFLVNELNVIEDSSTKTVPLLYGILAHFVNESKEDGVKSLIKGASMPNIKKMTLKQPNEKCTLDDLPEPGRLGGRNFEDHFVLRGGH